A region from the Vicia villosa cultivar HV-30 ecotype Madison, WI linkage group LG3, Vvil1.0, whole genome shotgun sequence genome encodes:
- the LOC131655671 gene encoding basic blue protein-like: MSKGRGSASMNIITMMLSLLLLLILLESANAATYNVGGPGGWTYNTDTWPTGKKFRAGDVLIFNYDSTIHNVVAVDKGGYGSCKASGGAKVFSSGSDQIRLARGRNYFICSIPGHCQSGMKVFINAV, translated from the exons ATGTCTAAGGGAAGAGGCAGTGCATCTATGAACATAATCACTATGATGCTTTCACTACTTCTCCTTTTGATCCTACTTGAAAGTGCTAATGCAGCAACTTACAACGTTGGAGGACCTGGTGGATGGACCTACAACACTGATACTTGGCCTACTGGAAAAAAGTTTAGAGCTGGTGATGTTCTCA TTTTCAACTATGATTCAACGATACATAATGTTGTGGCTGTGGACAAAGGTGGATATGGGAGCTGCAAGGCATCAGGAGGTGCAAAAGTGTTTAGTTCAGGGAGTGATCAGATCAGGCTAGCAAGAGGGCGAAACTACTTCATATGTAGCATTCCTGGTCACTGCCAATCTGGGATGAAGGTTTTCATCAATGCAGTTTAG